From Pleuronectes platessa chromosome 17, fPlePla1.1, whole genome shotgun sequence, one genomic window encodes:
- the gpr63 gene encoding probable G-protein coupled receptor 63 has protein sequence MVHSTTAPPPEARDIHISLCCLYTGLLNYSERLAMENISMANLSLGSRSPLEPVMPTVEAQGSLQGVGLPLQVFFCSVMVAILLVALLGNVVVCLMVYQRSAMRSAINILLASLAFADMMLAILNMPFALVTVVTTNWIFGDVFCRVSAMLFWFFVMEGVAVLLIISIDRFLIIVQKQDKLSPQRAKVLIVVTWGLSFIFSFPLAVGSPPLQIPPRAPQCVFGYSIEPGYHAYVLILMLVFFFVPFMVMLYTFMGILNTIRHNAIRIHSHPDSICLSQASKLGLLSLQRPFQMNIDMSFKTRAFTTILILFSVFTVCWAPFTAYSLVTTFSDGFYHKDSFFQISTWVLWLCYLKSALNPLIYYWRIKKFRDACLDLMPKYFKFLPQLPGNTKRRIQPSAVYVCGENRSVV, from the coding sequence ATGGTTCACTCCACTACTGCCCCCCCTCCAGAGGCAAGGGACATCCACATCAGTCTCTGCTGCCTCTATACGGGGCTGCTGAACTACTCTGAGAGGCTGGCGATGGAGAACATCTCCATGGCGAACCTTTCCCTGGGCTCCCGGTCGCCCCTGGAGCCGGTCATGCCAACAGTGGAGGCCCAGGGGAGTTTACAGGGTGTCGGCCTCCCTCTGCAGGTCTTCTTTTGCTCTGTCATGGTTGCCATCCTGCTGGTGGCACTGTTGGGAAATGTGGTGGTGTGCCTGATGGTGTACCAGAGATCTGCCATGCGCTCGGCCATAAACATCCTCCTGGCAAGCCTGGCATTTGCAGACATGATGCTGGCCATCCTGAACATGCCCTTTGCTCTGGTTACTGTGGTGACCACCAACTGGATTTTTGGAGACGTTTTCTGTCGAGTGTCAGCCATGCTCTTTTGGTTCTTTGTGATGGAAGGCGTGGCTGTACTGCTTATAATAAGCATAGATCGCTTTCTTATTATTGTCCAAAAGCAAGATAAGCTGAGCCCACAGAGAGCTAAAGTGCTTATAGTGGTCACATGGGGACTGTCCttcattttttctttccccctggCGGTTGGCTCCCCTCCCCTTCAGATCCCCCCCAGGgcccctcagtgtgtgtttggctaCAGCATTGAGCCTGGCTACCATGCCTATGTATTGATCCTAATGTTAGTCTTCTTCTTCGTGCCTTTCATGGTCATGCTATACACATTCATGGGGATCCTGAACACCATCCGCCACAATGCCATCCGCATCCACAGCCACCCAGACAGCATCTGTCTAAGCCAGGCCAGCAAACTGGGTCTGCTGAGCCTCCAGAGGCCCTTCCAAATGAATATAGACATGAGCTTCAAGACCCGTGCCTTCACCaccatcctcatcctcttctccgtGTTTACAGTGTGCTGGGCACCCTTCACAGCCTATAGCCTGGTAACTACCTTTAGCGATGGGTTCTACCACAAAGACAGCTTTTTTCAAATCAGTACATGGGTCCTGTGGTTGTGCTACCTCAAGTCAGCCCTCAACCCTCTCATTTACTACTGGCGGATCAAGAAGTTCCGCGATGCCTGCCTTGATCTGATGCCCAAGTACTTTAAGTTTCTTCCTCAGCTGCCAGGAAACACGAAGCGGCGCATACAGCCAAGCGCAGTCTATGTGTGTGGGGAGAATCGCTCTGTGGTTTGA